The genome window TGGCGACCTCAGCAAACATCGTCATTTTTCTCCGTCAGAGGGAAGAGCTGAGCGAAGGCTCGTCACCCGATCCGCGCCACGAGCGTCTGAACCACGTCGGAAACGGTCATCTCGCGGCGCGCGGCGAAATTGAGCGCCATGCGGTGGCGCAACACCGGCGCGGCGAGCTTCGCCACATCGTCGATCGAGGGCGCAAGCCGGCCGGTGACGAGCGCGCGGGCGCGCGTCGCCAGCATCAGCGCCTGCGCGGCGCGCGGTCCCGGACCCCAGGCGACATGCGGCGCGATTTCCGCATCGCCCTCGTCTGGACGGGCCGAACGAACGAGATCGAGGATCGCGTCGACGACCTTTTCGCCGATCGGAAGCCGGCGCACGAGCCTCTGGGTCGCCATCAGCTCGTCGGCGTCGAGCGCCTGGCTCGCCTCGGCCATCGTCTCGCCGGTCGTTTCCAGCAGAACCCGCCGCTCGCTGGCGCGGTCGGGATAATGCACGTCGATCTGCATCAGGAAGCGGTCGAGCTGCGCCTCGGGCAGCGGATAGGTGCCCTCCTGCTCCAGCGGGTTTTGCGTCGCAAGGACATGGAAGGGCCGCGGCAGGTCGTGGCGCCTCCCGGCGACGCTGACATGATGCTCCTGCATCGCCTGCAGCAGCGCCGATTGCGTGCGCGGCGAAGCGCGGTTGATCTCGTCGGCCATCAGCAGCTGGGTGAAGACCGGTCCCCGGATGAAGCGGAACGAACGCGAGCGGTCAGCGCCCTCTTCCAGAACTTCAGAGCCGAGAATGTCGGCGGGGAGCAGATCCGGCGTGAACTGCACGCGCTGCTCCGCCAGGCCGAGCACGCGGCCGAGCGTCTCGA of Methylocystis sp. SC2 contains these proteins:
- a CDS encoding MoxR family ATPase, translating into MTSFDTRTTSLETAVVQSAERALDHIGRARAAIGAVIFGQDEVVEQALVTILAGGHGLLVGVPGLAKTKLVETLGRVLGLAEQRVQFTPDLLPADILGSEVLEEGADRSRSFRFIRGPVFTQLLMADEINRASPRTQSALLQAMQEHHVSVAGRRHDLPRPFHVLATQNPLEQEGTYPLPEAQLDRFLMQIDVHYPDRASERRVLLETTGETMAEASQALDADELMATQRLVRRLPIGEKVVDAILDLVRSARPDEGDAEIAPHVAWGPGPRAAQALMLATRARALVTGRLAPSIDDVAKLAAPVLRHRMALNFAARREMTVSDVVQTLVARIG